CGCGATCGAGCGGGGCTCGAATCCGTGGAGGGATGACCATGAACACGAAACGACGAAATCGCATCCTGATGATCGGCGTGGCGGTCGGGGTAGCCCTCCTGGCCGGCGCGGCGACCGCCCAGTGGATGGGCCGGGGAGGCGGTGGCTGGGGAGGCATGGGCGGGATGTGTCGCATGATGGACGTGACCTCGACGCCTGTGGACGAGGCCGCCCTGCCCGAGCCCAACTCCCTGGGCGCGGAACTCCTGAAGACCAAGTGCTCGATGTGCCACGGCCTGGTGACGCCGAGACAGCACGCGGCCCCGGACTGGCGCCCGATCGTGGATCGAATGGACCGGCGCATGAACCTGATGCAAGGGCGGGGCCGCATGATGGGCGGAGGCATGACCCTGACAGCCACCGAACGGGCGGAGCTGATCGACTACCTGCAGCGAAACGCCTTCCAGCCCGCCCCGGCCGAGCTCCTTGGTGCGGGCACCGAGGCCGCCGAACGCTTCGGCGCGGTGTGCGGGCAGTGCCACGCCCCCCCGGCCCCCGACCAACACCGCGCGGCGGAATGGCCGGCCGTCGTGGAACGCATGGCGAAGAACATGAAGAACATGGGCTACGGGGACCTTTCCGAGGGGGACCGCCGTAGCGTTGAGACCTACCTGAAAGAGAACGCGAAGCCCTAACGAGGTGGGCCGTTTAGGCCCACCTCGGGCGAAAGCAGCAGGAGACGACCCATGGGACAGATGATGCACTACGGTTGGAGCTGTGGTCCCTTCGCGATGATCGGAGCCCCGTGGGGCTCGGTCTTGAACCTCCTCTTCTGGGCCCTTCTGATCGCCGGCGCGATCTGGCTCGGGAGGCGGCTTGTGGGGCGCAACCCCACAGCGACATCGCGCGAGACCCCCCTCGACACGCTGAAGCGGAGGTATGCCGCGGGCGAGATCGGGCGGGACGACTTCGAACGGATGAAACGGGAGGTCGGGGCGTGACGGTCGTACGTGGGGTTGGACCCCGTGGACCTGGCGCCGGATCTGCTGTAACCTATATTGATTCTAAATTTGGTGGCTGACTTCTCGGGCCCGGGTTGTGACCCGACTCGAGTGGTCGGTGTATCTGGACTGTTAGGAGTACTTGTGGCGCCTTGTTCGCTCGGAATTTCGCAGCGTATGCCTTCTCTCTTCGACCCGCGGTTCTGGGCAGTGATCACGATCCTCTCGGGTTTGTGGTTCCACGGGCTCCCCGCCACCGCGGGTACTCCCGATTGGAGCTTAGCGACCACCGGCGGTGCCGCGAACACTGGGGTGCTGCCCTGCTCGGGGCCTTGTGGTGTTGGGGATGAGGACCCCTGTGCGCACGCTGACCAGGCATTGCTGAAGGGCACGCCCTTCGAGGGTCCGCCGCCGGTCGTAACTGCGTACAGCGATCTCCCGACAACCGTCGGCGATCGCTGTCCCCGCCCAGGAGATGCCGGTGAGCCCGAGCGGTTCCCGGCTGTCCATGTGTACCTCCTGAACGAGTCCTTTCGCTGTTGAGCCACTCCCCTCGGGTCTTCCCCCCCGGAACACAAAGCTAGTG
The nucleotide sequence above comes from Thermodesulfobacteriota bacterium. Encoded proteins:
- a CDS encoding c-type cytochrome, whose protein sequence is MNTKRRNRILMIGVAVGVALLAGAATAQWMGRGGGGWGGMGGMCRMMDVTSTPVDEAALPEPNSLGAELLKTKCSMCHGLVTPRQHAAPDWRPIVDRMDRRMNLMQGRGRMMGGGMTLTATERAELIDYLQRNAFQPAPAELLGAGTEAAERFGAVCGQCHAPPAPDQHRAAEWPAVVERMAKNMKNMGYGDLSEGDRRSVETYLKENAKP
- a CDS encoding SHOCT domain-containing protein encodes the protein MGQMMHYGWSCGPFAMIGAPWGSVLNLLFWALLIAGAIWLGRRLVGRNPTATSRETPLDTLKRRYAAGEIGRDDFERMKREVGA